DNA sequence from the Devosia lacusdianchii genome:
CTGGTGGTGCTGGATGAGATCGGCCGTGGCACCGCCACGTTCGATGGCCTCTCCATCGCCTGGGCGGCCGTCGAGGCCCTGCATGAAACCACCGGCTGTCGCGCTCTCTTCGCCACCCATTTCCATGAGCTGACCAGCCTCGCCAAGACCCTCACCCGCGTCTCAAACGTCACCATGAAGGTGCGCGAATGGGAGGGCGAGGTGGTGTTCCTGCACGAAGTAGGCCCCGGCGCCGCCGACCGCTCCTACGGCATTCAGGTGGCGCGGCTGGCCGGCCTGCCCGAGCCGGTGCTGGCCCGCGCCCGCCAGGTGTTGACGGTGCTCGAGCAACGCTCGGCGGGAACCGCCTCTTCCAGCCAGAAGGCCAGCGTGCTAGACGATCTGCCACTCTTTGCGCATCAGCCCCCTCCCCGGCCGACGCAGCAAGACCCAGTTCACGCCGCGCTCGACGCTGTCCGACCCGACGAGATGACCCCCAAGCAAGCGATCGAAGCGCTCTACGAGTTGAAGAAAATCCGCGATGACGCTCGTCGAAGCTGACGCCAAACCGCGAAAGCCGCTCTTCGTCCTCAAATCCGCCGAAACCCTCCTGGGTGAACTGGATGCGGCGATCGGCGAAGAAGCGCCCAAATCCAGCGCTGCCCGCGCCCTGGTGCTGGCCCATATGCGCAAGACCTTGGCCGAAGCCCGCAAGAGCGCCGAGGCCGAGTTGCTGGCGTCAGGCAAGGGCACCCGCTGCGCGCAGAACCTGTCCAATGCCCAGGACGAGATCATCGCCGCGGTGCATCTGTTTGCTGTCAGGCGCGTCTATCCCGTCGACAATCCCTCCGGCGCCGAGGCCATCGCGCTGTCCGCCGTGGGCGGATATGGCCGCGGCACGCTGGCACCAGGCTCCGACATCGATCTGCTCTTCATCCTGCCCTACAAGCAGACGCCCTGGGGTGAGCAGGTCACCGAGTATATCCTCTATATGCTGTGGGACCTCGGCCAGAAGGTCGGCCATGCCGTGCGCTCGGTGGATGAATGCATCCGCATGGCCCGCGCCGACATGACCGTGCGCACCGCCACGCTCGAAGCCCGCTTCCTCACCGGCGACAAGGCGCTGTTCGAGTCTCTGGTCAAGCGCTTCGAAACCGAAATCATGCCCAAGACGGGGCCTGAATTCATCGCCGCCAAGATGGCCGAGCGTGACGAACGCCATAAGCTCATGGGCAATACCCGCTATGTGGTCGAGCCCAATATCAAGGACGGCAAGGGCGGCCTGCGCGACCTCAATACGCTGTTCTGGATCGGCAAGTACTTCTACCAGGTCAAGACATCACATGAGCTGGTCGGCAAGGGCGTGCTGAGCGCCTCGGAATACCGCCTGTTCTCGCGCGCCGAAGACTTCCTCTGGGCCGTACGCTGCCACCTGCATTTCGTTACCGGCCGCGCCGAGGAAAAGCTGACCTTCGACGTGCAGCCCGAACTGGCTGAACGCATGGGCTATGCCCAGCGCATCGGCATGCTGGGGGTCGAGCGCTTCATGAAGCGCTATTTCCTTGTCGCCAAGGATGTCGGCGACCTCACCCGCATCATCTGCGCCAGCCTCGAATTCAACCACGCCAAGGACATGGATATCGTTGGCCGCGTGCTGGCGCCGTTCCGTTCGGGCAAGTCCAGGATCAAGGGTGAGACCGATTTCGTGCTCGATACCGGCCGGCTCAACATCGCGGCGCCGGATGTGTTCGAGCGGGACCCCGTCAATCTCATCCGCATGTTCCTCGTGGCCGGCCGCGAACAGCTTTTGTTCCATCCCGATGCCATCAAGCACATCACCCGCTCGCTGGGGCTGATCGACAACAAGCTCAGGGCCGACGCCAAGGCCAACGAGCATTTCCTGACTATTCTCACCGCGCCGGAATCGGTGGAACGCATCCTGCGCCAGATGAACGAGAGCGGCGTGCTCGGCAAGTTCGTGCCCGATTTCGGCAAGATCGTCGCGCTGATGCAGTTCAACATGTACCACCACTATACGGTGGACGAGCACCTGATCCGCTCGGTCGGCGTCATGGCCGATATCGCCAATGGCGGCCTGCGCGACCAGCTGCCTCTGACCCACGAATTGCTGCCGCAGCTCAACGATACCCGCCTGCTCTACGTGGCGCTGTTCCTGCACGACATTGCCAAGGGCCGCCCGGAGGATCACTCCATTGCCGGCGCCCGCATCGCGCGAAAGCTCTGCCCTCGCTTCGGCCTCTCCGCCGCCGAAACCGACACCGTCGCCTGGCTGATCCAATATCATCTGCTGATGAGCGAAATCGCCCAGGCCCGCGATATCCAGGACCCCGAGACGGCCAAGGCTTTTGCCGATGTGGTGCAATCGCCGCAACGGCTGGCGCTGCTGATGATCCTGACTGCCTGCGATATCCGCGCCGTTGGCCCTGGTGTGTGGACAGGCTGGAAGGGCTCGTTGCTGCGCGCCCTCTACTACGCCACCGAGCCGCTGCTCTCAGGTGGCCACAGCCAGGTCACCCAGTCCGACCGCATCGATTCCGCCAAGCGCCAGCTCGCCCAGGCGCTCGAAGCCTGGCCCCCGGCCGATGTCGAAACCTATACCGCCCGCCATTACGACCATTACTGGCTGCGCGCCGAGCCCGAACTGCAGGTCGAACACGCCCGCATGATCCGCCAGGCCGATATGGCTGGCGAGAGTTTTGCCGGTTCGATCCGCGTCAAGGCTTTCGAAGGCATTACCGAGGTCTCGTTCTACACCCCGGACCATCCTCGGCTGCTGTCGCTGATCGCCGGCGCCTGCACCATGCAAGACGCATCCATCATCGGCGCGCAGATCTTCTCGACCCGCGATGGCCACGCGCTCGATACCTTCCGCCTGCGCCGCAGCTTCACCTCGGACGAAGACGAAAAGGTCCGCGCCACCCGCATCATCGATACGGTCAAGCAGCTGCTGCAGGGCAAGCGCACCATCCTCATCGATCTGGGCAAGGAAAGCCGCCACAACAAGCGCCTAAAGCCCTTTGCGCTGCCCGCCGAGGTGGCAGTGTCCAATGCCTTGTCGGAAAAATTCACCGTCATCGAGGTATCAGGCCTCGATCGCATGGGCCTCCTGCATTCGCTGACCCACCAGATTTCCGACCTCAACCTCACCATCGGCTCGGCCCATATCGGCACCTATGGCGAAAAGGCCGTCGACGTCTTCTACGTCACCGACCTGACCGGCCAGAAAATCATGAGCAAACCGCGTCAGCGTAAGATTCATGATGCGCTGATGGGTGTGTTCCACCCGCGCGCCGAGGCGAAGGTGGCGAATGGCTAGTCAGGGGGCGTCGCCCCACACTTCACCTCTCCCTTTGGGGGAGAGGTCGACGGCGAAGCCGGCGGGTGAGGGGGCCTTCCCCTCGCACCATGGCCAGAAAAGGCCCCCTCACCCGGCCCTGCGGGCCGACCTCTCCCCCAGAGGGAGAGGTGAAGAGGTTCCATGAGCCTCTACCGCAACTTCCTCTCGGTCGGCGGCCTCACCCTTGTCTCGCGCGTCGCCGGCTTCGCCCGCGACGCATTGATGGCGGCCGTGCTCGGTACGGGCCCTGCAGCCGACGCCTTCTTTGCTGCCTTCCGCTTCCCCAACCTGTTTCGCCGCCTCTTCGCCGAAGGCGCCTTCAACACCGCCTTCGTGCCCATGTTCTCGGGCGCCCTCGAACAGCAGGGCCCCGATGCGGCGCTCGACCTCGCCGCCCGCATCATGAGCTGGCTCGTCGCCATGCTGATCGTGGTGACCATCCTCGCCGAAATCTTCATGCCGCAAATCATGGTCGCCTTTGTCCCGGGCTTTACCGACGACAAAGCAAAATTCGACCTGACCGTGCTGCTGACGCGGATCATGTTCCCGTACCTGGCCTGCATGTCGCTGATGGCGGCCTATGGCGCCATCCTCAATTCGCTCGGCCGCTTCTTCGCCGCCGCTTTCGCCCCGGTCATCCTCAACATCGTCAATATCGCCGCGATGATTCCGCTGGTGACCTTCTGGGTGCAGGATCCGGCCGGGTCAGCCGTCTGGGTTGGCGTCGCCACCATGGCGGGCGGCGTGGCGCAGCTCTGGCTGGTCTGGTCCGCCATCAAGCGCGCCGATTTCGTGCCCGAATTCCGCCTGCCGCGCCTCGATCCCGAAGTGCGCCGCTTCTGGGTACTGGCCATTCCGGCCATCCTCACCGGCGGCATTACCCAGATCAACATCTTCGTCGGCACCATCATCGCCTCGGGCGCCGACAATGCCATTTCCATCCTCAATTATGCCGACCGGCTCTATCAGCTGCCCCTCGGCATTATCGGCATCGCCATTGGCACCGTGCTGCTTCCCGAACTATCCAGGCACCTAAAGGGCTCGCGCGCGGCCGAGGCCCGCGCCACCCAGGACCAGTCGCTCCTGATCGCCATGCTGCTCTCCATGCCGGCGGCAACGGCGCTGATATCAATGGCTGAGCCCATAGTGCGCGTGCTGTTCGAACGTGGCGCCTTCGATGCGCTGGCGACGACGCAGACCGCGCAAGCGCTGATCGCTTTCTCGACTGGCCTGCCCGCCTACGTGCTGATCCGCGTGCTGCAGCCGGGCTATTTCGCCCGCGAGGACACGGTGACGCCGACCATCTTCGCCGGCATTTCTGTGGTCGCCAATATCGGCCTGTCGCTGCTGCTGTTTCCCACCTATCTGCATGTCGGCATTGCCATCGCCACCTCTGTCTCGTCCTGGCTCAATGCTATCCTGCTGGCGGTTTTCCTCGCTTTGCGCGGCCATTTCGCGCTGACCCGCGCCGAGTGGATCAAGCATGTGCTGATCCTGCTCAGCAGCGGGGTGATGGGCGGTGCGCTCTACCTCCTGGCGCAGCGTGGCGCCGCGCACATGACCACGGCGGCTCCCGTTTGGGAGCAGGTCAGTGTACTGGGCGTGCTCGTGGTTTTCGGCATGGTGGTCTATTTCACCCTGGTCCACATCACCCGCGCCCAGCCGTTGGGCCTGCTGCTGCGGCGGCTACGGCGGAGCAAAACGACTATCAAGGCCCCCGACACCAAACTCGACGGTTCCAAATAAGCCTTTTCGCTTATAAAGGTTGCCGATCAATACCCAATAAGCGCTTATACCATGACCTTCACGCCTCGCATTTTCTCCGGCATCAAGCCCTCGGGCGACCTGCATCTGGGCAATTACCTCGGCGCTATCCGCCGTTTCGTGCCCCTGCAGGACACGCATGAGACGATCTATTGCGTCGTCGATATGCACGCGATCACCGTGTGGCAGGAGCCAGAGGACCTCAAGCGCTGGACCTATGAGATCGCCGCCGCCTATATCGCGGCAGGGCTCGATCCGAAGAAGTCGATCATCTTCAACCAGTCGCAGGTGATGGAACATGCCGAGCTGAGCTGGATTTTCAACTGCGTCGCCCGCATGGGCTGGATGGAGCGGATGACCCAGTTCAAGGACAAGGCCGGCGAGAACAGCGAGAATGTCTCGCTGGGCCTGTTCGCCTATCCCAGCCTGATGGCGGCCGATATCCTGCTCTACAAGTCCACCGGCGTGCCTGTCGGCGATGATCAGCGCCAGCATCTGGAGCTGACGCGCGATATCGCCAAGAAGTTCAATCACGACTTCAAAAAGCAGATCAAGGCCGAGGGCCACAAGGGCGACTTCTTCCCCATCACCGAGACCCTGGCCACCGGCCCGGCCATGCGGGTGAAGTCGCTCAAGGACGGCACCAAGAAGATGAGCAAGTCCGACGCCTCGGACATGTCGACCATCTACATGATGGATGATGCCGATACGATCGCCAAGAAGATCAAGCGCGCCACCACCGATGCCGATGCCCTTCCCAGCGAGGCCGCGGGCCTGGCCGGCCGCGCCGAGGCCGAGAACCTGGTCGGCATTTATGCCGCCCTCTCCAATCGTTCGGTTGATGATGTGCTCGGTGAATTCGGCGGCAAGGGCTGGGGCACCTTCAAGCCCGCTCTGGGCGATCTTGCCGTGTCGGTGCTGTCCCCG
Encoded proteins:
- a CDS encoding [protein-PII] uridylyltransferase — protein: MTLVEADAKPRKPLFVLKSAETLLGELDAAIGEEAPKSSAARALVLAHMRKTLAEARKSAEAELLASGKGTRCAQNLSNAQDEIIAAVHLFAVRRVYPVDNPSGAEAIALSAVGGYGRGTLAPGSDIDLLFILPYKQTPWGEQVTEYILYMLWDLGQKVGHAVRSVDECIRMARADMTVRTATLEARFLTGDKALFESLVKRFETEIMPKTGPEFIAAKMAERDERHKLMGNTRYVVEPNIKDGKGGLRDLNTLFWIGKYFYQVKTSHELVGKGVLSASEYRLFSRAEDFLWAVRCHLHFVTGRAEEKLTFDVQPELAERMGYAQRIGMLGVERFMKRYFLVAKDVGDLTRIICASLEFNHAKDMDIVGRVLAPFRSGKSRIKGETDFVLDTGRLNIAAPDVFERDPVNLIRMFLVAGREQLLFHPDAIKHITRSLGLIDNKLRADAKANEHFLTILTAPESVERILRQMNESGVLGKFVPDFGKIVALMQFNMYHHYTVDEHLIRSVGVMADIANGGLRDQLPLTHELLPQLNDTRLLYVALFLHDIAKGRPEDHSIAGARIARKLCPRFGLSAAETDTVAWLIQYHLLMSEIAQARDIQDPETAKAFADVVQSPQRLALLMILTACDIRAVGPGVWTGWKGSLLRALYYATEPLLSGGHSQVTQSDRIDSAKRQLAQALEAWPPADVETYTARHYDHYWLRAEPELQVEHARMIRQADMAGESFAGSIRVKAFEGITEVSFYTPDHPRLLSLIAGACTMQDASIIGAQIFSTRDGHALDTFRLRRSFTSDEDEKVRATRIIDTVKQLLQGKRTILIDLGKESRHNKRLKPFALPAEVAVSNALSEKFTVIEVSGLDRMGLLHSLTHQISDLNLTIGSAHIGTYGEKAVDVFYVTDLTGQKIMSKPRQRKIHDALMGVFHPRAEAKVANG
- the murJ gene encoding murein biosynthesis integral membrane protein MurJ; this translates as MSLYRNFLSVGGLTLVSRVAGFARDALMAAVLGTGPAADAFFAAFRFPNLFRRLFAEGAFNTAFVPMFSGALEQQGPDAALDLAARIMSWLVAMLIVVTILAEIFMPQIMVAFVPGFTDDKAKFDLTVLLTRIMFPYLACMSLMAAYGAILNSLGRFFAAAFAPVILNIVNIAAMIPLVTFWVQDPAGSAVWVGVATMAGGVAQLWLVWSAIKRADFVPEFRLPRLDPEVRRFWVLAIPAILTGGITQINIFVGTIIASGADNAISILNYADRLYQLPLGIIGIAIGTVLLPELSRHLKGSRAAEARATQDQSLLIAMLLSMPAATALISMAEPIVRVLFERGAFDALATTQTAQALIAFSTGLPAYVLIRVLQPGYFAREDTVTPTIFAGISVVANIGLSLLLFPTYLHVGIAIATSVSSWLNAILLAVFLALRGHFALTRAEWIKHVLILLSSGVMGGALYLLAQRGAAHMTTAAPVWEQVSVLGVLVVFGMVVYFTLVHITRAQPLGLLLRRLRRSKTTIKAPDTKLDGSK
- the trpS gene encoding tryptophan--tRNA ligase yields the protein MTFTPRIFSGIKPSGDLHLGNYLGAIRRFVPLQDTHETIYCVVDMHAITVWQEPEDLKRWTYEIAAAYIAAGLDPKKSIIFNQSQVMEHAELSWIFNCVARMGWMERMTQFKDKAGENSENVSLGLFAYPSLMAADILLYKSTGVPVGDDQRQHLELTRDIAKKFNHDFKKQIKAEGHKGDFFPITETLATGPAMRVKSLKDGTKKMSKSDASDMSTIYMMDDADTIAKKIKRATTDADALPSEAAGLAGRAEAENLVGIYAALSNRSVDDVLGEFGGKGWGTFKPALGDLAVSVLSPIAEEMKRLVADRGEMDTILRDGADRARVIAQPIMADIRKIVGFIR